The genomic segment AGTTCGTGGGCCTACAGTCATCCATGAAGAAGACGTGGGGAAAATGTGCCATATGTCAGGAAAAGTACCGAAAAAAGATATTACataactgcgtgtgtgtgagagagacagacgcagCAGAGCAGACCTCAGACACACGAGCCTCGCCGTCTTTTAGGTACTTCCGGCATTGAACACGTGCTACCGATGATCGACCACGCCTCCACTGCTCTCTCACATGTTGATGCACACATTCGCGAACAGGAGACTGTGAAAACTCGTCAGTGACTCACTGCacttaaaatacaaatgcaaaagcACGGCTTTCCAATACAGGAAAACCATCGAAGATGGGtttgatttaaaatattgtcCATCACAGGGCATGCTAGGATTTTCATCAGCCTACATTCAACATTGGATTTAAACGATTCATTGTATCACAGCATCTTAGCCAAATCCGACTCTTAATGATGTCAAGCTGACACGAATCCTCACGAATTGTTTTGACACTCGATCAGCATCCCGAGCAATAACATGCTCTCACGTGGACGGTACCGGGGTCCCGCCTGCACACGTGTCTTGGCACGGGATTGGCCCTGACGTCGGTACGGTACCTACGTCAACGCTTCTCGGGGCGACACCACCGGGGACAATATTATTTAGATTAGGGGGCGTCGCCATGCGTAATCGACATAATGGATGCTTTGGGAACATCAGACTACGCGTTTTCTTCATGGTACCCGTGTCCACAGCAGCACCATGCATCTACTGGAGGGTGCGCTGACGGCAAGTGTTGCTGCCCGAATCAGCCCGTTTGACTATTGACTCCTTGATGATCCGTCGGAAGATATCTGTATTACATTTTTAGATTATGTTGTCCTGAAACTTCACACACTAGTCTTTCGCCTCTTTGAGGCAAAGAATCTATGATTGATTTGTGAACAGCGCGTTGCTTTTCTTAGATGCGAAGATAAAGTAGACTTCACCTCGGTAAGagtcatgttttcttttttcttttattcataGTATcgtttgtagtaggcctacaattaaaaactttttttaatgtgtgttgTTCACATAGTGGTCGTTTACAGGTTATCTTTTCATACCAGCCTTGTGTTGCATAACAAGTAATTCTGTCCTGGTAAAACATgccactgtaggcctactttattgtATGCCTTGTAGGGCTATCTCTTAGTTAATTCAACAACACATTATTACATAATTTGAATAGATAGTTATGGACACATTAAACGGTGATCTGATGGACACATTATGTCCGTGGACCAGCAGCAGACTATTGCATAAGAGAGTCGGGGGTGGGACTCTGGTTACAGTGTCGCTGGGACATGGTGCCGTCCTCCGACAGCACGCTCAACTGGTTCACCAAGGTGGACCGACGCTACTCAATAGCAATAAATCATATAGCAATATCAGCCAAAGTTCAGATAAACTGCATGTCTGGCATTTATAAAGCACATGGTGAATAATTAATTTGTTGTCTAATTTTATATTGGTTTTTAATAGCCTCTGTGACGTTGTTAGGTCGATGATGGAGATGATTGCTTACATCAGCGGTTCCCAAACTGGGGGTCGCGGAGCACCGTCAGGGGGGTCGCGGAGAGATGGGCcagtttgcatattaaaaacaacaacaaaaaaaacaacgaataattatatgaaacattatattaaaatacTGGCGTCAGAATAGGCTTTTAATGCACAGCCACTTTTGCACTTTTGTTTTGGGGTGGGCCAGGGAGGAggtattgatttaaaaaaaataaaataatattatataccggtatatacatatattgctACAAGGTGAAAAATATTATATGTTCTGGGATGGGTTGTGGGGGTACATTGACTGTcatgaataatttttttattgttttataataaaACTTAAGCCAAAAGGCTATATTTGCATATTTACATGGCTGTCTCTGAAGATTTATATtacatagtaataataacattattaaaaataacaataataataatggtgatgattactactgcataataataatgataataataacaataataatgattttgaacattattattatgcatagtaACATTAATGCactaagttggggggggggggggggggggtgctgtcgcgcggggcggggggtcgcgaaaacagtctcaagtccaaaagggggtcccctgaaaaaaagtttgggaaccactggctTACATACCTCCTGTCTGACATGATGATTATCTCCAGATGAATTCTTTCCCACTTTTATGAATTATGCCCTTCCCCTCCAAGTTCTATCAATGGCCTACGGTGACAGAGGGTCTACGGTGGCCTACGGTGACTGTTtctgcttagagagagagagagagagagagagagagagagagagagagagagagagagacccctcaTTCGGAGGTACTCGCAAGGTGGACTAAATCTTCTTTCTCAGATTTAGTCTTTGATGGCAGTAGAACCACATGTTGCCATTGTATTTACTAACATAAGAAATGCTTGGCTTATGAGGAAAATCCAGCTGTGTCCCAAATAATGGCTGGAATgatatattttatgtatatttacATATTGCAATGCAACTTTAAGAATTGCCTCAGACAATTTGTTATAGCGAGCTATGCAattattttttctgaaaaatGATGTTGGCTGTGCTATCGAAAAAACTAATTGTAGATGTTTCCGGCATCGGCGCACAGCTCAACGTGTCCTCTGAACTCCAGCGATCAGTGAAAGATTCAAGATTAGCTCATTTAAAACAGGGATCAAATAGTTCCTGCCCCTTTAACTCTCCAGGGTGCTGCTCAGTCAAGGTTGTGCGTGGTGTCTGACCACAGGCATCACCAGCATGAAAACCCAGAATAACCCTTCCCCTGGACCTGTACGTACAGGTTCACTATGCGTCATCGTGTTCCTCACTCACTCTATTCCCCTGTGAATATATGTCCAAAGGTGTGGGATGCCAAAGGAACCAGGGCATTTTGGGGAGAGGGTCGGGCGGAGCACCTCGAAGAATGCCAAGGACAGGAGCAACAGTGCCACGGTGCGGGCCGACCGCGGGCGCCGCACGCAGGCCGGCCCCGGAGCcctgggggggatgggggacaTGGGGCAACAGCTGTCACTCTTCGACTCGGGGAAGGACTCGGAAAAAGACTCGGGATACTCAGGTGAGCCGGTTCTCCTTCCtgaggatgtgttttttttgttctactttggttgttattgttgttgcaaAAGAATGTAACCCCTTCCTTctgcttgcacacacaaacccgcatacacaaacgcactaAACATTatctttcattatttttatttggcTCTCAGGGATgtgaataaagtacccatctcTCATTAATACCTTTAACACCTGTTCCTATTTACTCATTTAGCACAGGCTAAATACCATCATGATTGTCTTTAATGATCAGGGAGAGAGGCATGTCTCTGGCTCAGGTTTTTGCCTATAGTTAGACTGCAGACAGTGGTTTGAAGAAACCTTTAGACCGGTAGTCCACCGAAACACCCTTACCAAAAACCTATACttccccctcttcttcttcgtccCTTCAGAGGCCGGCTCGGACTGGGTGGATGACCAGTGCAGCAGCGTGAGccagacacacaggaagaacAGCCGACGTTCCGTTACCGCCGGCAACCACGGCAGTGCGGGCGTCGGCCGCTTCGAGGGGCACAATCCTGTCATTAAAAACCTGTTGGTGAAACCGGTGAGATATTCCATGAAGTAATGTCTGGTACAAGCCTTAATAAACAATAAGTGTCAAAGGACACAACAGGCTTATTTTGATAGCACcccccacaaaaacacacaaccctCATTATTATGCCATGAAATATTTGCAGAATAACAGCACAATTAggcttaaaaacataaaatgtagtTTTAGGCAATAGGGTAAAATACATCCATACTTGATTAATCATTAATCTTCCAGTCATCGGTCATGAAATTGGATTGATCAAATCAGAGCTAGACATGACTAATTGCAAAGCCAAAACGAAAGCCTATCAGGGTTCAGGAGTAGTTCTAAAATAAAGAACAAGAATGTGTTTACATCTGACATGAGTCCATGCTGAGGAATGGGCATCACGGATATTTTATTGGCAGTGAGTGAACTGCAGTATCAATGGTGATATGAATTAGCACTTGGTTCTGCCAAAGGCTAATCATTGGGAAGCAATCGCTGTAGTGACAACGAGGCCAGGTTTTGTTTAATAGATCCTTTAAATACCATTCTGTGGGACATTCAGGGACATTCCTCTGGGGGCCTCAGATAACGTGAGAATATACATGCTGTGAATCATCCGAGGGGATGTTGTGAATAAtacaactaataataataataaccaccAACGGACATAACAACCCCTCTTCTCCAAGATATTCTGCTTAATCGCAGTAATTAAGTGCTAAAATGGAGCCATGTAGAACAGATGGGCGCTTGTTAGACTAAAATGTATGTTCAGTTTGTTCTGATAATGAATACAGTTCTAGGAAAACTTCAATGTACTTTTTAACCTGGATTCTTCTTCTGTTCATTTGTTGTTCCAAGAGACAATAATGGTTGGTCCAGTATTGAGTGAAAACACTGCAGCCAAAAAAACGAACTGACACATAATCCTTTGGGGCAGAAGCACCCAGTCAATATATGTCCTCTTAAAGTTCTAGTTTTGTCACTGACAGGCTCAGGTTACATTCGAACATTATGGAACAGATCCCTGCAGAAAAATcaatttatttctttatttctctctcttttcgaTAATGCCAAACTAAGTTTTCTGTATTCCAAAACAAGTATCCTATCTCtagctctccctcactcactgttCTTTTCCTGCAACAACAGAACTGTTGTGAAACCTCCCTTGGAGCTGTCCGTTGACGGGGCGCCACTGCCCCAAAGGATTACAGTGCAGCCCGTAATCGTGAATTACACCTGCGGCATTCTCGCTCAATCTTCGACCCAAAATGATCTGAGAATAGGTTTCCGATTATTTCCAGGTTGCAAATACTGGAATGTTTTAATTTAATCAGCAGAACGATAGAAATTAACTGTTACTTTAACCTTCTTTGTATTCATTGTTCCCTTTTTCTTTCCTGATCCCTTCATGCTGTGTGTCCCTTAccaacaaacaataaacaaacaaaaaacaaaacccctcttgACAACCTACAGTCCAGGCAGGAGCAGATGCTGCATCGACAGCTAGCATCATGGGCAGGAGGCTGGCATAGCATCTCaggcccccaggggccctccCAGCTCCTGGAAATCCAACAGCCAGCCGTcactgccccctcctcctccaccctgaccacCTACCTTGCGCCGGTAGAAAACCTGAGCAAAGCCAACAAGAAAGGCTGCACCAGCCGAACCAGTGGCAAGAACCACCACAGCTCCACCAAGAACTCTTACCTCCCCATTACGCACCCCAGGAAGGAAGGCCACGCGCAGGGGAAGTCAGCCGGAGCCCCAGCCGCCGGCCAGGAGGGCGGGGGAGGTGGGGTCGGTGGGGAGGATCAGAGCCACTGCAAGAGGGTGTGCACGGAGGACGAGTTGAAGACGGAGAGCGTTTCAACCACAACCAGACATCTGTCCTCACACCACCACCGGCACGGCCGCCACCGAGATCTCCATCCCTCGCAGCACAAGGTCCGACGCGGCTCCGAGCCCCCCGCCCAcccgccccccgcccacccGCCCCCCGCCAACCACACCAAGCCCAATCGCTGCTCCCACCATAGCTACGACGCCTTGGGATCGCCGTCCGTCTCCAGCTCCCAGACGGCCTCCCTGCCCTCCtcacactcctcctcttcacacTCGCCTTCCTCCTCGtgctcctcctcgtcgtcctcctacCCCACCTCCTACTCCTCGTCCTCAGTCAGCCACAGCCCCTTCCGCCCGAGGCAGGGGAGGGCCGGGTCTGCGGCgttggtggcggcggcggcggcgatggCGGTGGCTGCAGATGCAGCAGGCCAGCTCTTAGACGCGCCGTCCGAGTGCTCTTCAGTGCGCCAGCGGCGGTTCCTCCACACGGCGGAGATCCTGAGCCAGTCGGGGCTGCTGGCCATCACCCTGCGCACAAAGGAGCTGCAGAGGCAGAGCGACGCCACCGAGCGGGACATCGCCCAGCTGCGCCTGCACACTCAGCTGCTGTGTCAGGCGGCACTGGCCGGCCAGCAGGTTGCCAACGACGGCTCCAACGGCCTCCAGCATCTACTACAGGCCATGGCCCGATCTGGCGCCTACCCAGGGCTAGTCTCAGGCGCCCAGGTCAAAGCCGGCGGCGGCCGCCGGAGACAGAGCGTGAGGAGAGGCGAGGCTGCTAAAGGTGAGAGCAAAGAGGCAGACGAGCGCAAAGAGGCAGACGAGAGCAAAGAGGCCGACGAGCAGGGAAGGCTGAAGGACGGTACGCTGCATCAGGAACCCATGTCCCCGCAAGGCGCTGACAAAGGGGTTTCTTCTCTGTCCCCCTTCTTCGGCCTGTCTCCGGAGGCAGAGAGGATGGAGCAGGTGAACAGTCTAGCGGGCTCCCTGTCCATGGATAGGGATGTGACCGATCCGTCAATGACTCCAGAGAGCTTCACCTTACACAACTATCTATTCTGACTCCCACATCTGTACCATACCATACCCTGTGTGTGTAAACGCAAGCAATCCAAAAAATACGATTTGGATCTTGGGTTCTTGCTCCCATTTATCAGCTTGTGAGACAGATTGGTGTTAGAGAGTAAAAGCCATTGTGATCATTTTTGTTTGTTAGATTTTACAAGTGGTGATATAGATTTGCAGGACTGAGGTTGTTTACATTTTGCATGATATGAgaattttacatttaaatgacaGGATAACGGCAATTAAATCTACAAATTCATCGCAAACATTTCAAAGATTTATATACGTTTATGGAAAACCAAATCAAACACGACCCAATCATGTGTCAGTGCGGTCAAAACATTTCTTGTGTTTGTTGTACATTTCTGCTATATTATTTTTCCTACTACTTACACCAACTAATGATGAACATGTGGTTATTGTGGTTCGTTGAAAATAACCCTCAGCGAGGAAAAGTGGTTGAATGTCTTGTGTTTTACACTGAACGCAGCCGATTAATGTTTGCCTCTTGAGATTAACCATAGTTCAGTCTAGTATAGCCTGTTAATAGGTAATATATGATACCGTCTACACATTATCAGGGCAATTGAGTTACTCTTCTTTTGTTTCATAGAAACACCTACTACATTTTATTAGACTTTGGCGTTGCAATCGAGGAGAACTTCCCCGAAGTTGTTATAAAAAGTCATGAGGGGATTTGGGTTTTTTCGATACCTGTAAGTGTACAATATCGTCTGTGTAAGCACATGGTCTGTAAAACACAAGGAGACATTAGCTTTTAGAACATTGATTTTCGATTAAGGTCATAGTCTACGTTTTCAGTGCTATTGGATTTACATTATCTCTCCCCGTTCTCCATATATTTCCACAAGACAAGGGTGCTGGGATTGTCTTTCCTTCAATAAAACTGTTTCTGTGGACACGTCTTGTGATGAATGTGTTTGACGATTTTGAAAGCGTATTCAGAGATATGCAAATGAAAGCATATTTTGCTTTGGTCCCGAGTCCTGTAAAGTGTCCACTACTTCCATCCCATCCCGGTGAACaaacctaacactaaccctgatGTTAAAGATGTTCCCTGTCTGaccttaaattaaaaaataactcTGCTCTCAATATCATGCAGTTTTATTCCTAGTTTTGAGGCGTAGTTTTGGTAAACTGATTCCATTTGCACACAAAAGCAGATAAATAAAAACTCCATTGAaatgattatatattttttatttggcaTTAATGGCATCTCTACAGCAATAGTAAGCCTTTACTGGCTTTACTCTTGGCTACTACCACATATACAGACATACTaccatattttttaaagcaatcgCACATAATTATTTTCAATTAATAAAACTATATTTTAATGACTTGCCATTTTGCTCAAGATTGTCCAGTAGAAttgtgacaaataaaataaattgagtTGTATGTATTGTTTGTATAAGTATATGTATATGATGTATATGTAAAGcaaacaataataatgaaagTTTGAATGTAAAATAACATTTTGAACATTACTAGGTTAATACTAATATATGAATGTGATCAAAAAGTCCCCAAAAACACCACTCTTCGCTTCCTTTTTGATAATAGCTACAACAATCAATCAACAAGTCAGATTAAATTAACTGTCTCTGTTATATTAGTACACACTCTTTAAATATATACTAAAGATATGTAATGCATCAATACAACAATCTGTATAcaacaaaacagaataaaagcCAAACAAAAGCACTGTTAGGTAAAGCATAACAAGCACATGGAAACATCCTTTCTGTTTATGGCAGACCTTCGACGCCTAATCTTGGGACGCCTCGTCCTTGGACGAGTGTCCACAGCACtcaggacagcagcagcagctgtggcAGCAGTACCGTTGAAGTCGACTCAGAAGTCCTGTTGAGCCCCTTCCAGCCTGAGGCTCTTGTTCGTTTACTGTCCCACCCTGTGGCTGTACCTCTCTGTGGGGATCTGGCCCTGTCTGCATGGCTCTATCGTTAGTCCATCTTCGGAATCTGCTTCCTTTCAGTTTCTCAAGCTCTCCAAGCAGCTGTGCTCTAAGTTGCTCAAGCTCTCTGTATTTGTCAGCTAGCATCTTTCGGTTGCTTGACTGCTGGTGGATTCGGTCTTCCTCTTGCGAATCTATGCTCGTTGTCTGCGAGGGCTCTTTGTCCTCTCTTTGCAAGTGAGGCCTCTTGACTATGTTGCGAAGGGTCTGCAGCTTCTGCTCCAGGTTCTTTCTCATCTTGGTACCTCTGCTCTTCATGTGGTCGATCTCCCTCCGTTCCATTCTTGTCTCTTTCCACATCTTCCGCAATTTATCTTGGTTAGAAACATGTTCTTTTGTAGAAATGTTTTCAGCTGTTGTGGCGTTCTCTTGGTGGTCATCGTTATCATTGTGTTGTATGGGATCctcattttttattcttttaacGCTCTCGTCGGCAGGGCTTTGGGGCATTTCGGGGCCTTTTTGTTTGATCTGCTCTTGAGGAAAGTTAGTCTGGGTTTGAACAGAGATATGTTCAATTTTTCCCTTGTTTCTCTTTACATCCCACAGAAGTTTTGCGACGTCATATTGAGCTTTCAAATCTACCTTAATTTTGTCAAGATGCAAATAAGAATTCAGCATAGTTTTCCATTTATCATTACATTCTTGTTGTTTAATTTTGATTTCCTCATGTTTTCTTACTGTACATTGTAATATAATTATCAGCTCTTTGAGTTTTAAGGATAGTGTATTCaggttctctctttcttttccagCTTTCATATAAGATTGATCTCTCTCCTGTGCCTCTGTATCTTTCTGGATTTCAGACCTCATGGTATCCAAATCAAGGTTGTCTTTGTTGATTTTTTCTTTAACTGTGTCAAGACATTTGCTTTGCCTGTCTACTGCTTCCTTTTCCACATTGAGATCTTGCTTCTCCAGTAAAAGCTCCTCGTTCCAATTCTTTtgcatttcttgtttttgtgccATCACGTCCGATTTCATATTGATCAGATCTTCTCTTTGTCTTTTTATCTGTTTGAAGTGCTTGTCAATCTTAAATTTCTGCTGTTCAATTTCTTTTTGCTGAATTTCCAAGATAGTTGTCTGATTTTGTGCATCCAGAATCTTCTGCTCTATTAATTGCCTCTTCATTGTAATGTGTTGATGTGTCTTTTCAACCAACTCTTTTATTGACTCTTTCATAATTGTGTTGTGTCTTATCGTTTGCATGGCCTCTTCTTCTCTCATCCTTACTTCCGACAAATCTCTTTCTAGCATCGTCCTTTCGTCCACGGCCTTTATTCGCGCTTCATGAATATCGAGCTTCTCTTGTTCAAGCTGTGCTGTCCCTTCAAAGATTCTTTCCACGATCACTTTAAGCTCCTCCTTCTTATTCATGACATCACTCTTAAAACGTTGAACTTCCTCCTGTTGTTTTATTAGATTTTCCTGCCCAATTTGG from the Gadus macrocephalus chromosome 7, ASM3116895v1 genome contains:
- the LOC132461740 gene encoding filaggrin-like; amino-acid sequence: MPKEPGHFGERVGRSTSKNAKDRSNSATVRADRGRRTQAGPGALGGMGDMGQQLSLFDSGKDSEKDSGYSEAGSDWVDDQCSSVSQTHRKNSRRSVTAGNHGSAGVGRFEGHNPVIKNLLVKPSRQEQMLHRQLASWAGGWHSISGPQGPSQLLEIQQPAVTAPSSSTLTTYLAPVENLSKANKKGCTSRTSGKNHHSSTKNSYLPITHPRKEGHAQGKSAGAPAAGQEGGGGGVGGEDQSHCKRVCTEDELKTESVSTTTRHLSSHHHRHGRHRDLHPSQHKVRRGSEPPAHPPPAHPPPANHTKPNRCSHHSYDALGSPSVSSSQTASLPSSHSSSSHSPSSSCSSSSSSYPTSYSSSSVSHSPFRPRQGRAGSAALVAAAAAMAVAADAAGQLLDAPSECSSVRQRRFLHTAEILSQSGLLAITLRTKELQRQSDATERDIAQLRLHTQLLCQAALAGQQVANDGSNGLQHLLQAMARSGAYPGLVSGAQVKAGGGRRRQSVRRGEAAKGESKEADERKEADESKEADEQGRLKDGTLHQEPMSPQGADKGVSSLSPFFGLSPEAERMEQVNSLAGSLSMDRDVTDPSMTPESFTLHNYLF